From one Eucalyptus grandis isolate ANBG69807.140 chromosome 9, ASM1654582v1, whole genome shotgun sequence genomic stretch:
- the LOC120286102 gene encoding uncharacterized protein LOC120286102, whose translation MAQDLVRDNRNVLAVDKFPPFRSSRRHGVPGERLRRAPHTSGAPLPPEGDEPGDLLCHQHEATPQRQRPQVGDPELPHVYAPQVLQPHGAGLRSRKHWRRTHADIDRHVVPVHGPIAEGLSDEAAVNEYLADLSTNSPGLLGDDNPLWFTLVFVVEIMLRSMWASDRKKSQPRESCKLGRALAGAHSNNPGQPSPRNRQKRLLRISGISVREGTRITGVAVVNLREQQGLQAGLTAVPRSSFLS comes from the exons ATTCCCTCCTTTTCGATCTTCACGCAGGCATGGGGTCCCTGGAGAACGGCTCCGACGAGCCCCTCACACCAGCGGGGCGCCTCTTCCTCCAGAAGGAGATGAACCAGGTGATCTACTGTGTCATCAGCATGAAGCAACCCCTCAACGTCAACGCCCTCAAGTCGGCGATCCAGAGCTGCCCCATGTTTACGCACCCCAGGTTCTGCAGCCTCATGGTGCAGGACTCCGCAGCCGAAAGCACTGGAGGAGGACCCACGCGGACATTGACCGCCATGTCGTCCCAGTCCACGGCCCCATCGCCGAAGGCCTCTCTGACGAGGCGGCCGTCAATGAGTACCTCGCTGACCTGTCCACCAACTCACCGGGGCTCCTAGGCGACGACAATCCCCTGTGGTTTACGTTGGTCTTTGTAGTGGAGATCATGCTGCGGAGCATGTGGGCGAGCGACCGGAAGAAATCCCAGCCAAGAGAGTCGTGCAAACTCGGGCGAGCACTCGCGGGGGCTCATTCGAACAATCCCGGCCAGCCCAGCCCTCGGAATCGCCAAAAACGCTTGCTGAGAATTTCCGGAATCT CCGTGCGGGAAGGGACTCGAATAACGGGAGTGGCGGTTGTTAACTTGCGAGAACAACAGGGATTGCAGGCGGGTCTCACTGCTGTTCCtcgttcctcttttctttcatga